One genomic segment of Hippoglossus hippoglossus isolate fHipHip1 chromosome 22, fHipHip1.pri, whole genome shotgun sequence includes these proteins:
- the LOC117756619 gene encoding uncharacterized protein LOC117756619, producing MMRPKDLRQGSGTKTFLDAMHGGKVHLARFILDALDGRIINSKTENSRTPLMYAVCLQDPGTRAKFTRLLLEKGADVNCQDEDGRTALSHACEVGYLDVVKLLVQFNADPDITDAWGNSALMYAAFSGHSQVLEFLVRAFKRLGLRLDRTNNAGHSAIEVANFFGHNQCIQILNFPCRRGVSTDDPPADVGTIDEGECRQPNKLPRHVLERFSKQLNNDNQLPGVFQRQLKIGDSGGLWNRFKCPRSQSQEDNHRHSWALPPQPEKSRTEEDHSVLFTAKQLQNCQLWELRGAKTLTEPSQKAVSQGIPKRTPESLPLWGKAKSFNLDLVSSRKQSYQGDVCDMSLSASKLKRASLQDERCLIDKTECQGNTWGLTNNADKTVSVPKPLSNSKSLPARALEENVKSQKAEANDTAPPSRREQQKRGSLGPSGRNNKLLFARGEMESGKIPGRTPGFVGLGTRLMRRFTAPEFMRMVIDCSSGSSNGRGRMSRSETFPLSHTHQQVNSQPSVDSISGVKCEFESCSSQSTLD from the coding sequence ATGATGCGACCGAAAGATTTACGCCAGGGCTCTGGTACCAAGACCTTCCTGGATGCCATGCACGGTGGCAAAGTTCACCTTGCACGCTTTATCCTGGATGCCTTGGATGGACGCATCATCAACTCCAAGACAGAGAACAGCCGCACACCACTCATGTATGCCGTCTGCCTACAAGACCCTGGAACCAGGGCCAAGTTCACCcggctgctgctggaaaaaGGTGCAGATGTCAACTGCCAGGATGAGGATGGTCGCACAGCTCTGAGCCATGCCTGCGAGGTGGGTTACCTGGATGTCGTCAAGCTCCTGGTGCAGTTCAACGCAGACCCGGACATCACAGATGCCTGGGGCAACAGCGCTCTCATGTACGCTGCCTTTTCTGGACACAGCCAGGTTCTGGAGTTCCTGGTCCGCGCTTTCAAAAGACTGGGACTGAGGCTGGACAGAACCAACAACGCCGGACATTCCGCAATTGAGGTGGCCAACTTCTTCGGACATAACCAGTGCATCCAGATTCTGAACTTTCCTTGCAGGAGAGGTGTAAGCACGGATGATCCACCTGCTGATGTGGGTACCATTGATGAGGGAGAGTGCCGGCAGCCCAACAAGCTCCCCAGACATGTTCTGGAGAGATTCTCCAAGCAGTTGAATAATGATAACCAACTGCCCGGGGTATTTCAGAGGCAGCTGAAGATTGGAGACAGCGGCGGGCTGTGGAACCGCTTCAAGTGTCCAAGGAGCCAATCGCAAGAAGACAACCACCGGCACAGCTGGGCTCTGCCTCCTCAGCCAGAGAAAAGCCGAACTGAGGAGGATCACAGCGTTCTCTTCACTGCCAAACAACTGCAAAACTGCCAACTATGGGAGCTAAGAGGGGCTAAAACACTGACCGAGCCAAGCCAGAAAGCGGTCAGCCAAGGAATCCCCAAGAGAACACCAGAGAGTCTTCCTCTCTGGGGAAAAGCTAAGTCGTTTAACCTGGACCTTGTGAGCAGTAGAAAGCAGTCCTATCAGGGTGATGTGTGTGACATGAGCCTGTCAGCCAGCAAATTAAAGAGAGCCTCGCTACAGGATGAGAGATGCCTGATAGACAAGACGGAATGTCAAGGAAACACCTGGGGTCTGACAAACAACGCTGACAAAACTGTCTCTGTGCCAAAACCTCTTTCAAACAGCAAGAGTCTGCCCGCGAGAGCACTCGAGGAGAATGTCAAATCACAGAAAGCAGAGGCTAATGACACAGCCCCGCcgagcaggagagagcagcagaaaaggGGGAGCTTGGGGCCGAGCGGCAGAAACAACAAACTACTCTTCGCCAGAGGGGAGATGGAGTCGGGAAAGATCCCCGGCCGCACGCCCGGGTTCGTCGGTCTGGGGACCAGACTGATGCGTCGATTCACGGCACCGGAGTTCATGAGGATGGTGATAGACTGCTCGTCTGGCTCCTCGAACGGCAGAGGGAGGATGTCCCGTTCAGAGACCTTCCCGCTCTCTCACACGCACCAGCAGGTCAACAGCCAGCCGAGCGTCGACAGCATCAGTGGAGTCAAGTGTGAGTTTGAAAGCTGCTCTTCTCAGTCCACCCTCGATTAG